GCGATCTGGAGGGTGCGTTCGATGCAGCGCTGGCGCTCGATTTTGACGCCAATGAAATCGCCGGCTATGCCCTCGATTTGCGTCAGACGATGGTCACCAAAGTGCGTACTGTCTATGGTCAGCCGGCCGCAGAGACCAGTCCCGTGCGCCAGCAGATGCAGCCTTTTGCCCAGCTTGCCGATCAGATTGAACAAGCGCTGGAAAAAGCAAAGGAATTCCTGCAGCCGTTGGCTTTGCTGGGCGATTTGATGGAGCAAACAGCGCCCGGTATTGACCATGAGGGCCGGGCGGGCAAGCATAAACTGTTTTCAGATGTTGGGCAGGCGATGGCCCAAAAACTGCTGAATGGCTGAGCACGCGGGAGCGGCCTGAGGTAAACTATCGCCTTTTAGGGTGGGCCTGAACGTGCGTGTTGAATTATTGGGTACCGCTGGTTGTCATTTGTGCGACGTGGCAGAGAGTCTGATTTACCACTGCATAGAAACCGACGCCAGTGGAGTGCTTCGCCAGCATTGCACGGTCGACATTATCGATATTGCGGATGATCAGGTCCTGATGGAACGTTTTGCCACATCGATCCCGGTATTGCGCACAAGTTCCGGTGAGTCCTGGTGTTGGCCGTTTCCCGAACCGGCAGAGCTGCAAGCGGACTTATTGGCGTTGGTTGGGGCTGTCAGTCAAACACCATAGACTCCAGCGCGCTGGTCACCCACACCAGACTCTCGGTGTAAAAATGGCTCAATGCCGATTCATCTACGCCGCGTTGTTCCAGAAACTCCCAGTTAATTGCGTCCCAATCAGCCTTTTCATATTGCATCACAATACGCAGCACTTCGCCTTCGTTGCCCCGATAATGCAGTAATGCCTCGGAAAGGGTCTCGCTGATGGAGATTTTCTTCAATAGTTCTTCAAGCGGGCTGTCCATGAAGGCGTCGAGTGTGGAAAGCAGACCTGCAGTGAAGTAGGTGTCGCCGCGTTTGGTACCGGTGACGGCCTCTCCCAGAGTCTGACAGAATCGCGCGCGGACCATGGTGGTTACGCACAGTTCCCGGGGTTTGTCGT
This region of Simiduia agarivorans SA1 = DSM 21679 genomic DNA includes:
- a CDS encoding glutaredoxin family protein — encoded protein: MRVELLGTAGCHLCDVAESLIYHCIETDASGVLRQHCTVDIIDIADDQVLMERFATSIPVLRTSSGESWCWPFPEPAELQADLLALVGAVSQTP